TTTAGCCTTGAAAAGGCAAGGTGATCACCTGATTGCCGACGCAATGCTCGCCTGCGTCTCGGCCAAGGAGGAGGTATAGGGGTAAAATCAGTGGGCAAAGCCGACTGGCCGCTGAATGCAGGCAGCTCTAATCAAACAGCCCTTGCCAGGGCGCCCATCCACAGATGAAGTCGGCCAGCGCGGCATAACCGCCAGCGCCAGGGTGGACGCCATCCCCGGCGCCCGCTTCATCCATCCAGGAACGGTGCTGGCGCAGAAACCCATGGATGGGCAGATAAGGCAGGTCCAGGCGTGCGGCAAGGGCCGTGAAATCCTCACACAAAGAGGTGATACGGCCATCGGCGGCAGCATCGTCCGCGATGGGGGCGGGGCCGATGAAGAGGGTGCGGGCATAGGCTTGGGCGGGGCGCAGCAGGCATTCCGCTTCGGCCAGGGTGTGTTGAGGCGGAATGTTCTGGGCGGAATCATTGGCGCCAAAAGAAAAGATCAGGCGACGCTGGGCGGGAGCGATGCCATCCAGCCGGGCTTGGGCTTCGACCTGCCAGCGCCGGTGAATTTGTGCGGTTTTATCGCCGCGAATGCCCAGGTTGTAGACGGTCAGGTCGGGCGAAGCGGTCCTCTGTGAGGCGCAGGCGCGACCGACCCAGCCCAA
This is a stretch of genomic DNA from Magnetospirillum gryphiswaldense MSR-1 v2. It encodes these proteins:
- a CDS encoding GDSL-type esterase/lipase family protein, with translation MPAALRLCFFGDSFINGTGDPTGLGWVGRACASQRTASPDLTVYNLGIRGDKTAQIHRRWQVEAQARLDGIAPAQRRLIFSFGANDSAQNIPPQHTLAEAECLLRPAQAYARTLFIGPAPIADDAAADGRITSLCEDFTALAARLDLPYLPIHGFLRQHRSWMDEAGAGDGVHPGAGGYAALADFICGWAPWQGLFD